The following are from one region of the Ignavibacteriota bacterium genome:
- a CDS encoding PorV/PorQ family protein has translation MKKIVTIILAVTTISFAQSAGSSGLSFLKFGFGARNIAMGDVGAVASNDLSALFYNPSRLVSFEHNEAMFMHNEWIQDVRSEVGGIKWNMFSLPWAVGFNVTTVDDIEVRERPGEPLSKFNANYFFGSLSSGFNVVDKLDFGLTFKYLYESLLSDESTGYGFDFGLNYTTPVDGLTASTVIRNIGSMSELRVEKTKLPAEFRLGGAYNFNHENSKTDFVLAAEFQKYLDTDDIHIISGTEIMYNKTFAFRLGYQSGYESRGFTGGLGISWGSLRLDYAYMPFSLGLGNANLFSIQFKF, from the coding sequence ATGAAAAAAATAGTTACAATAATATTAGCGGTTACAACAATTTCTTTTGCACAATCAGCAGGCAGCAGCGGACTTTCATTTCTGAAATTTGGATTTGGTGCAAGAAATATTGCTATGGGCGATGTCGGTGCTGTTGCTTCCAATGATCTCTCTGCATTGTTTTATAATCCTTCACGGTTGGTTTCTTTTGAGCATAATGAAGCAATGTTTATGCATAACGAATGGATACAGGATGTGAGAAGCGAAGTAGGTGGAATTAAATGGAATATGTTCAGCCTTCCCTGGGCAGTTGGTTTTAATGTGACTACAGTAGATGATATTGAAGTAAGAGAAAGACCCGGCGAGCCATTGTCAAAGTTCAATGCAAATTATTTTTTCGGAAGCCTTTCCTCGGGATTTAATGTTGTTGACAAACTGGATTTCGGACTCACCTTTAAATATCTTTATGAAAGTTTGTTAAGTGATGAATCCACAGGCTACGGTTTTGATTTCGGTTTAAACTACACAACGCCGGTTGACGGACTGACTGCATCAACCGTAATAAGAAATATCGGATCAATGAGCGAACTGCGTGTTGAAAAAACAAAACTTCCAGCAGAATTTCGATTAGGCGGTGCTTATAATTTCAATCATGAAAATTCAAAAACCGATTTTGTTTTAGCTGCAGAATTCCAAAAATATCTTGATACTGACGATATACATATTATCAGTGGAACCGAAATAATGTATAACAAAACATTTGCATTTCGTCTTGGTTATCAATCAGGTTATGAATCAAGAGGATTCACCGGTGGGCTGGGAATTTCATGGGGAAGCCTCAGGCTGGACTATGCATATATGCCATTCTCACTCGGATTGGGAAACGCAAATCTCTTTTCTATTCAATTCAAATTTTAG
- a CDS encoding T9SS type A sorting domain-containing protein, with product MKTIKYFFCILLLIFTSRIYSQVPDTIWTKTFGGPLSDVGVSVKQTNDGGFIIAATTSSFGAGGQDIYLIKTDENGDTLWTKTFGGTGYDKAVNVVQTNDNGYAVFGTTNSFGNGDADFLLWKSDSIGNTEWFKTYGSTVDERVSEGHQLTDGTYILAGDSLGQIHKAWLVKTDVNGNFIWGRTIGSDGFVGRSVQQTNDGGYVICGTHAYLFFQTLVFEFFFSRISSNGSLISARYYGTFLAAWGLIIKKLPDNNLILGGSVVTHDGILERPIILKTDQFGNIIWENILSISQYPAILTSIEPTDDNGFIFTIYRPNITLIKCDENGNLIWEKIVGGPLNDQANSISLINDAGYIVTGETKSFGAGDNDVWLLKFKNNPASEIQVSKDSLHLTFDTTSFTSEDSLIIYNTGSATLNVDTIYSTNASGFLLDVILNDTTIHTSVTSRGNYYNPFEIEPNDSAKLIFTYPLWVPKEFNISETWIDTIIILNNSINNSSLAIHTLIDYPVGVGNEIDNLPATFSLSQNYPNPFNPSTKIKFEIPDQVWNDNRFVTLKVYDVLGNEIATLVNEEKQPGTYEVEFNTSSIKHLPSSGIYFYQIKAGNYTETKKMILLK from the coding sequence ATGAAAACGATAAAATATTTTTTCTGTATTCTGCTTCTTATCTTCACATCAAGAATTTATTCACAGGTTCCGGATACAATCTGGACAAAAACTTTTGGTGGACCTCTTTCCGATGTTGGTGTCTCAGTCAAACAAACTAATGATGGTGGATTCATCATTGCAGCAACAACAAGTTCTTTTGGCGCTGGTGGACAGGATATTTACTTAATCAAAACCGATGAAAACGGTGACACACTCTGGACGAAAACATTTGGTGGAACTGGGTATGACAAAGCTGTAAACGTCGTTCAAACTAATGATAATGGTTATGCAGTATTTGGGACAACAAATTCATTTGGAAATGGTGATGCTGATTTCCTGTTGTGGAAATCGGACTCTATTGGGAATACTGAATGGTTTAAGACGTATGGCAGTACTGTTGATGAACGAGTTTCTGAAGGTCATCAACTAACAGATGGTACTTATATACTCGCAGGTGATTCTCTTGGACAAATCCATAAAGCCTGGCTTGTTAAAACTGATGTAAATGGTAATTTTATTTGGGGAAGAACAATAGGTTCAGATGGTTTTGTTGGTCGATCAGTTCAGCAAACTAATGATGGAGGATATGTCATTTGCGGAACACATGCATATTTATTTTTCCAAACTTTAGTTTTCGAATTTTTTTTCAGTAGGATATCATCAAATGGCAGCTTAATCTCTGCTCGATATTATGGAACATTTCTAGCTGCCTGGGGTTTAATAATTAAAAAACTACCTGACAATAATTTAATATTGGGGGGATCAGTTGTAACACATGATGGCATTCTAGAACGACCTATAATTTTAAAAACTGATCAATTTGGCAATATTATCTGGGAGAATATACTTTCAATTTCACAATATCCTGCGATACTTACATCTATAGAGCCAACCGATGATAATGGATTCATATTTACGATATATAGACCGAATATTACGCTCATAAAATGTGACGAGAATGGTAATCTTATCTGGGAAAAAATAGTTGGTGGTCCTCTAAATGATCAAGCTAATTCAATAAGTTTAATTAATGATGCTGGATATATTGTAACTGGTGAAACAAAATCATTCGGTGCTGGGGATAACGATGTTTGGCTTTTAAAATTTAAAAATAATCCTGCCTCCGAAATTCAGGTTTCTAAAGATTCTCTTCACCTAACATTTGATACGACTTCATTTACATCTGAAGATAGTTTAATAATTTACAATACTGGAAGTGCGACACTAAATGTGGACACGATTTATTCAACAAATGCTTCCGGGTTTTTGTTAGATGTAATTCTTAATGATACAACAATCCACACTTCTGTAACCAGCAGAGGCAATTATTATAATCCATTTGAAATTGAACCCAATGATTCAGCTAAACTTATATTCACTTATCCTTTATGGGTTCCAAAAGAATTTAATATTTCAGAAACTTGGATAGACACGATTATTATTTTGAATAACTCAATAAACAATTCATCATTAGCAATACACACATTAATTGATTATCCGGTTGGAGTGGGAAACGAAATCGATAATTTACCAGCGACTTTCTCTTTGTCTCAAAACTACCCAAACCCATTTAATCCTTCTACGAAAATAAAATTCGAGATTCCGGATCAAGTCTGGAATGACAACCGTTTTGTTACATTAAAAGTTTATGATGTGTTGGGTAATGAAATTGCAACTCTCGTTAATGAAGAAAAACAGCCCGGCACTTATGAAGTTGAATTCAACACATCTTCAATCAAGCATCTTCCATCATCCGGAATTTATTTTTACCAGATTAAAGCCGGAAATTACACGGAGACAAAGAAGATGATACTTCTGAAATAA
- a CDS encoding class I SAM-dependent methyltransferase, which produces MSDFNYIDHYKKDAVEFDYFAQRKGATSHDERRVREFIISKISKNVNSILDVGCGNGWVAKEFLPKGKKVYSLDISITNPIKVKNLYPDEKHFGITADSFHLPFNNNSFDCVIASEIIEHVIEPSEFIKELFRVVKKGGSIIITTPYKEKIIYYLCIHCNQKTPANGHINSFDEKKLQSLYSENDLESFKFETFGNKLLIYLRTYVLIQLFPFWLWKIKDRFANWIYKKPVHIICIYKKRV; this is translated from the coding sequence TTGAGCGATTTCAATTACATAGATCATTACAAAAAAGATGCAGTGGAGTTTGATTATTTTGCGCAACGCAAAGGTGCAACTTCACACGATGAAAGACGCGTCAGGGAGTTTATCATCTCTAAAATATCGAAAAATGTAAATTCAATTCTTGATGTCGGCTGCGGAAATGGCTGGGTCGCAAAGGAATTTCTTCCCAAAGGTAAAAAAGTGTATTCACTTGATATTTCAATAACAAATCCCATCAAAGTAAAAAATCTCTATCCTGATGAGAAACATTTTGGAATAACAGCAGATTCATTTCATCTCCCTTTCAACAATAATTCATTCGATTGCGTTATTGCTTCAGAAATTATTGAGCACGTTATTGAACCGTCGGAATTTATTAAAGAGTTGTTTCGTGTTGTAAAGAAGGGTGGCAGTATAATTATAACAACGCCCTACAAAGAAAAAATAATTTATTATCTCTGCATACATTGCAATCAGAAAACACCTGCCAATGGACATATTAATTCTTTCGATGAAAAAAAGCTTCAAAGTTTATATTCAGAAAATGATCTTGAAAGTTTCAAGTTCGAAACATTCGGGAACAAACTCCTGATTTATTTGCGGACTTATGTATTGATTCAACTTTTCCCGTTCTGGCTGTGGAAAATTAAGGATAGGTTTGCAAATTGGATTTACAAGAAACCGGTTCATATTATCTGTATATATAAAAAGAGAGTTTAA
- a CDS encoding glycosyltransferase — protein sequence MRSKKKVLITFLGNIHYDTRCKNLFDTLTANNFNVNFIGFDWLTNGFINETGNISIYKLKKGYLSISFYLKFTWYLLIKLITTKASIIFAEDIYTLPLTVIFGKIKRATIYYDSRELFGYLAGLKEKRSKQTFWKWIEKFFIKKVDNVLVTGPMDAEFLKKEYKIKNLVLLRNLPRYYKPELKLDLRSHLQIDKLKKIILYQGVLVKGRGVEKIFSVLNQLPDNVFVIAGGGEFEQHYRKLSEEMKVADKVFFLGKLTQDELPKITASADIGVSLIENLSISYYHALPNKLFEYIMAEVPVVVSNLPQMKEIVEKYDVGYSVEFDDDSEIISTLKKLTEDSGLYERKKQNCQIASQELNWEKEVTTLLKTIN from the coding sequence ATGAGATCAAAGAAAAAAGTTCTGATTACTTTTCTCGGTAACATCCACTATGATACACGTTGTAAAAATCTTTTCGATACTCTCACTGCAAATAATTTTAATGTTAATTTTATTGGTTTCGACTGGCTGACGAACGGATTTATAAATGAAACCGGCAATATTTCAATCTATAAATTGAAAAAAGGATATCTTTCAATTTCTTTTTATCTGAAGTTCACCTGGTACCTATTGATTAAACTTATCACAACTAAAGCATCAATTATTTTTGCTGAAGATATTTACACTCTGCCACTGACTGTAATTTTTGGAAAGATAAAACGAGCAACTATATATTATGATTCGCGTGAACTTTTTGGGTATTTAGCTGGATTAAAGGAGAAAAGATCAAAGCAAACTTTCTGGAAGTGGATAGAAAAATTCTTTATTAAGAAAGTTGATAATGTTCTGGTAACTGGTCCGATGGATGCTGAATTTCTTAAAAAAGAATATAAGATTAAGAATTTAGTTTTATTGAGAAACCTGCCAAGATATTACAAACCTGAGCTAAAGCTCGACCTTCGTTCACATCTTCAGATTGATAAATTGAAAAAAATAATTCTTTACCAGGGAGTTCTTGTAAAAGGACGAGGAGTGGAAAAAATTTTTTCTGTTTTAAACCAACTACCTGATAACGTTTTCGTAATTGCTGGTGGTGGTGAATTTGAACAACACTACCGCAAACTTTCCGAAGAGATGAAAGTTGCTGATAAAGTTTTCTTCCTTGGGAAATTAACTCAGGATGAACTCCCAAAAATTACTGCTTCGGCTGATATCGGAGTTTCACTTATTGAAAATCTCAGCATCAGCTATTATCATGCTCTGCCAAATAAACTTTTTGAATACATCATGGCTGAAGTTCCGGTAGTTGTCAGTAATCTTCCACAGATGAAAGAAATTGTAGAGAAATATGATGTTGGCTATTCAGTTGAATTTGATGATGATTCTGAAATTATTTCTACTTTAAAAAAACTAACCGAAGATAGTGGGCTTTACGAGAGAAAAAAACAAAACTGTCAAATTGCATCGCAGGAATTAAACTGGGAGAAAGAAGTTACAACACTACTGAAGACAATTAATTGA
- a CDS encoding GNAT family N-acetyltransferase, translating to MEIIDYSEKWKDKWDQFVLESNNGTMFHMQKFFDYHKPGKFTFNHLLFLDHGNIFAVLPGSRINDLYESPIGASYGSIVTKDVKFAEAMEIVSTLLEYGKRTGIKEFLLTSAPRVYEKRPNENLDFAMLWQGFNYDLHYISSAIKLDPNEDIISRFQQTVRRNIRKTLNDPDIRVEINDHYDEFHPILVENKARHDVKPTHSLEDLIRLTQLLPENLVLFMVYYKDKPIAGSSLFIANSIVTLCFYNMLRYEYEHLKPIHRVMYEVVKWSTEKGYKYVDIGVSQDTKAANPMTPSMNLIDFKEKFDAKTVMRNTFRKKI from the coding sequence ATGGAAATAATCGATTATTCAGAAAAGTGGAAAGACAAATGGGATCAGTTCGTGCTGGAATCCAATAACGGCACTATGTTTCATATGCAAAAATTTTTTGATTATCACAAACCAGGCAAATTCACTTTTAATCATCTGTTATTTTTAGATCATGGAAATATATTTGCCGTACTTCCGGGTTCAAGAATTAATGATTTATATGAGTCGCCAATTGGTGCAAGCTACGGATCGATCGTAACAAAGGATGTGAAATTTGCTGAAGCAATGGAAATAGTTTCAACATTGCTTGAATATGGAAAAAGAACTGGAATAAAAGAATTTCTTTTGACATCCGCTCCACGGGTTTATGAAAAACGTCCTAACGAAAATCTTGACTTCGCAATGCTCTGGCAGGGATTTAATTACGATCTTCATTATATATCAAGTGCAATTAAGCTTGATCCGAATGAAGATATAATTTCACGTTTTCAGCAGACGGTCAGAAGGAACATCAGAAAAACTTTAAATGATCCTGATATCAGAGTTGAGATCAATGATCACTATGATGAATTTCATCCAATACTTGTTGAGAATAAAGCAAGACATGATGTCAAACCAACTCATTCACTCGAGGACTTGATTAGACTTACTCAACTGCTTCCTGAAAATCTTGTGTTATTTATGGTTTACTATAAAGATAAACCAATTGCTGGTTCGTCATTATTTATTGCAAATAGTATTGTAACACTTTGTTTTTATAATATGCTGCGTTATGAATACGAACATCTGAAACCTATTCATCGTGTGATGTATGAAGTCGTTAAATGGTCAACAGAAAAAGGATATAAGTATGTTGACATTGGAGTATCACAGGACACAAAGGCTGCAAATCCGATGACACCAAGTATGAACCTTATCGACTTTAAGGAAAAGTTTGATGCAAAAACTGTTATGCGTAATACTTTCCGAAAAAAAATATAA
- a CDS encoding glycerate kinase, protein MEKRILIAPNSFKECADSVTIAELIRENLSQLTYYDLIVKPISDGGDGFLNVCKQNFGGEIRFYSISTAYDENKFSCPVLYCQSRNEIYIESAEILGLKVVPIQLRNPLELSSKGLGELLLRINEEVSNEAIKIDRVYVGIGGTATIDMGIGMMSKLGLKLLDQGTNELNVLPKNYFKVADIIFVPIQFSFEIIPVIDVNNPLLGEYNGIETYGLQKGANENSIILLMNYFNHLINLLENKKLSISSQSLSGAGGGIPASLQIFYNTPLYSSQDFILQDIGLKSLTDEVDYLITGEGSFNHQSNSGKGAGILIDLFKSSVKKIFLVCGYIDSSVKSKLPDNVIPIELNKYFNSETESIMKYKDGIRRACDEIINQVDF, encoded by the coding sequence ATGGAAAAACGAATCCTGATAGCTCCAAACAGTTTTAAAGAATGTGCCGATTCAGTAACAATTGCTGAACTGATCAGGGAAAATCTGAGTCAGTTAACCTATTATGATTTGATAGTAAAACCGATATCTGATGGAGGAGATGGCTTTTTAAATGTTTGCAAGCAAAACTTTGGTGGGGAAATAAGATTTTATTCTATTTCCACTGCCTATGACGAAAATAAATTTAGCTGTCCAGTTCTGTATTGTCAGAGCCGAAACGAAATTTATATTGAATCTGCTGAAATACTCGGATTAAAGGTGGTACCAATACAGTTAAGAAATCCATTAGAACTATCGTCAAAAGGTTTAGGTGAATTACTGCTTAGAATTAATGAAGAAGTTTCTAATGAAGCTATTAAGATAGATAGAGTTTATGTTGGAATTGGTGGAACGGCAACTATTGATATGGGAATTGGAATGATGTCTAAGTTAGGTCTAAAACTACTCGACCAGGGAACAAATGAATTAAATGTGCTCCCTAAAAATTATTTCAAAGTTGCTGATATAATATTTGTACCAATTCAATTTTCATTTGAGATAATTCCAGTGATAGATGTTAACAACCCGTTACTTGGTGAGTATAATGGAATTGAGACTTATGGTCTCCAAAAAGGTGCGAACGAAAACTCAATCATCTTATTAATGAATTATTTTAATCATCTTATAAACTTATTAGAAAATAAGAAGTTATCTATTTCTTCTCAAAGTTTATCTGGCGCTGGTGGTGGAATCCCTGCAAGTTTGCAAATTTTCTATAACACTCCACTTTACTCCTCACAAGATTTTATACTTCAGGATATTGGTTTGAAGAGCTTGACTGATGAAGTTGATTATCTGATAACCGGAGAAGGTTCATTTAATCATCAATCAAACTCTGGTAAGGGAGCAGGAATTTTAATTGATTTATTCAAATCGTCTGTGAAAAAAATATTTCTGGTTTGCGGATATATTGATTCTTCTGTCAAATCAAAACTTCCAGATAATGTCATTCCAATTGAGCTAAACAAATATTTCAATTCCGAAACTGAATCAATAATGAAGTATAAAGATGGAATCAGAAGAGCTTGCGATGAAATAATTAATCAGGTTGACTTTTGA
- the thyA gene encoding thymidylate synthase, translated as MKQYLELVKTVMENGVRKQTRTGVDTISYFGAFYKVDLKDGFPLLTTKKMQWKSLLHEVLWYLSGENHIRNLRQHTKIWDAWADENGVLETAYGYYWRHFPSAQKNKNGEWVVREVDQIQYVIDEIRRNPNSRRLVISAWEPGNATTSKLPPCHYTFVFNVNDGKLNCHLTQRSGDIALGIPFNLAAYSLLTQVIAQQVELVPGQFAHTIVDAHIYIGEKGTESERFDHLEGLKEQLKREPLPLPKLKIVNKPIDQLKFEDFELLHYQYHDKISFEVAV; from the coding sequence ATGAAGCAATATCTTGAGTTAGTAAAAACAGTCATGGAAAATGGCGTAAGAAAACAAACACGAACAGGTGTTGATACGATCTCTTACTTTGGTGCTTTTTACAAAGTTGATTTGAAAGACGGATTTCCGCTTTTAACTACAAAAAAAATGCAATGGAAATCTTTATTACACGAAGTGTTGTGGTATTTGTCCGGTGAAAATCATATTAGAAATCTCAGACAACACACAAAAATCTGGGACGCATGGGCTGATGAGAATGGAGTTCTTGAAACTGCTTATGGTTATTACTGGCGACATTTTCCAAGCGCACAAAAAAACAAAAATGGTGAATGGGTCGTTCGTGAAGTTGATCAAATTCAATATGTAATTGATGAGATTAGAAGAAATCCCAACAGCAGAAGACTTGTAATTTCTGCATGGGAGCCGGGCAATGCAACGACAAGTAAACTTCCTCCTTGCCACTATACTTTTGTTTTCAATGTGAACGATGGAAAGCTGAATTGTCATCTGACTCAAAGATCAGGTGACATTGCTCTTGGTATTCCATTTAACTTAGCTGCCTACTCATTGCTGACCCAAGTAATTGCTCAACAAGTTGAGTTGGTACCTGGTCAGTTTGCGCATACAATTGTCGATGCTCATATTTATATCGGAGAGAAAGGAACAGAAAGTGAAAGATTTGATCATCTTGAAGGATTAAAAGAACAGTTAAAACGAGAGCCTTTACCTTTACCCAAACTGAAAATTGTAAATAAACCAATTGATCAACTTAAGTTTGAGGATTTTGAATTGTTGCATTATCAGTATCACGATAAAATCAGTTTCGAGGTTGCTGTTTGA
- a CDS encoding dihydrofolate reductase, with product MKLIIIAAIAKNNVIGKLSGEMPWHIKEEFQHFKQTTLGSAIIMGRKTFETLGKPLKGRENIIVTNNKNYIVGFEEVKIFHSLEHSINYCKIKNYERAFIIGGGNIYQQAMFLADEMILSFMKFEADGEITFPEINKSDWTINSTEDREQFEIRRYVRKNG from the coding sequence TTGAAGTTAATAATCATTGCAGCGATTGCAAAGAATAATGTTATCGGAAAATTGAGTGGAGAGATGCCATGGCATATTAAAGAAGAGTTTCAGCATTTTAAACAAACAACCCTGGGATCAGCTATAATTATGGGAAGAAAAACATTTGAGACTCTTGGAAAACCACTTAAAGGAAGAGAAAATATTATTGTGACAAATAATAAGAATTACATTGTTGGTTTTGAAGAAGTGAAGATTTTTCATTCATTGGAACATTCGATAAACTATTGTAAGATAAAAAACTATGAAAGAGCTTTTATAATCGGAGGGGGAAATATCTATCAGCAGGCAATGTTTCTTGCAGATGAAATGATTTTATCGTTTATGAAATTTGAAGCGGACGGCGAAATAACTTTTCCTGAAATTAATAAAAGTGATTGGACAATTAATTCAACTGAAGACAGAGAACAGTTTGAGATAAGAAGATATGTGAGAAAGAATGGCTAA
- the mutL gene encoding DNA mismatch repair endonuclease MutL, translating to MAKRIKILPENIASKIAAGEVVQRPESVVKELMENAIDADAKSIEVSIKRAGKNFIQVCDDGIGMAEEDIILSVHKHATSKIAAFEDLEAIKTLGFRGEALSSIAAVSQLEIRSETREDEIGTILRNDESGNVKVDKGSFPKGTCVTVKNLFFNVPARRKFLKTDTTEFKHIVDSFNRIALSHSQISFKFLNGVDVVFDYPAETLAERVGHVFGENMTDALIPLEEKTDLISVHGYVGKPSLLRKSKGEQYLFLNSRFITNKNINHAVFTAYENILEKGDYPFFLLFIEIDPERIDVNIHPAKLEAKFDDEKDIYNFILSVVRKNIGSFDLVPSMVFNENEFSEEKLIVNKFQPVLPGDFSDRPKRERYQQETKRYSEEEIDLLFGSITDDVLIRTENKSEQKIPFQSEKKEIPHDKADQTKNENSVESPFIIQLHNKYILSQIKSGLMIIDQHVAHERILYEKVLNRLDTDIPFSQQLLFPKKVKTDPARLALLKELEPYLSRLGFQIKFQAKETIKIEGVPDDVKKGSEEQVLFDLLEEYSLNEREKHLEQKDNFAKSFSCKAAIKAGDKLDERAMRLLIDQLFATSMPYVCPHGRPIVIKISLNEFDRRFGRT from the coding sequence ATGGCTAAAAGAATTAAAATATTACCCGAAAATATTGCGAGTAAAATTGCTGCCGGGGAGGTTGTCCAACGACCTGAATCCGTTGTTAAAGAATTAATGGAAAACGCAATAGACGCTGATGCAAAATCTATTGAAGTAAGTATTAAGCGTGCCGGAAAGAATTTTATCCAGGTTTGTGATGATGGAATTGGAATGGCAGAAGAAGACATTATTCTATCCGTTCACAAACATGCAACCAGCAAGATAGCAGCATTTGAAGATCTTGAAGCAATAAAAACACTTGGATTTCGCGGCGAAGCATTGAGTTCAATTGCTGCGGTAAGTCAACTTGAAATAAGAAGCGAAACAAGAGAAGACGAAATAGGTACGATATTACGAAATGATGAGTCAGGAAATGTAAAAGTTGATAAAGGCTCATTTCCGAAGGGAACTTGTGTCACTGTAAAAAATTTATTCTTCAATGTTCCTGCCAGACGAAAATTTCTAAAAACAGATACGACTGAATTCAAACACATTGTTGATTCATTTAACAGGATTGCATTAAGTCATTCTCAAATTTCATTTAAATTTTTAAACGGCGTTGATGTTGTATTTGACTATCCTGCTGAAACACTTGCAGAGAGAGTTGGTCATGTGTTCGGTGAAAATATGACTGATGCTTTGATACCTTTGGAAGAAAAGACGGATTTAATCAGTGTTCACGGTTATGTCGGGAAACCAAGCTTATTAAGAAAATCAAAAGGTGAACAGTATCTTTTTCTTAACTCCAGATTTATTACCAATAAAAATATAAATCATGCTGTCTTCACAGCTTATGAAAATATTCTTGAAAAAGGAGATTATCCTTTCTTCCTGCTTTTTATTGAGATTGATCCTGAACGAATTGATGTGAATATTCATCCAGCAAAACTTGAAGCAAAGTTCGATGACGAAAAAGACATTTATAATTTTATTCTTTCAGTGGTAAGAAAGAACATTGGATCGTTTGATTTGGTACCCTCGATGGTATTTAACGAAAATGAATTTTCAGAAGAGAAATTGATAGTCAATAAATTTCAGCCAGTCCTCCCGGGAGATTTTTCTGACAGACCAAAACGAGAAAGATATCAACAGGAAACTAAAAGATACTCAGAAGAAGAAATTGATTTACTTTTTGGCTCCATTACTGACGATGTTTTAATAAGAACCGAAAATAAATCTGAACAGAAAATTCCTTTCCAAAGTGAAAAGAAGGAAATACCTCACGATAAAGCTGATCAAACCAAGAATGAAAATTCAGTTGAATCTCCTTTTATTATTCAGCTTCACAACAAGTATATTTTATCTCAAATAAAATCGGGATTAATGATAATTGACCAGCACGTAGCACACGAAAGAATTCTCTATGAAAAAGTGTTGAACAGGCTTGATACAGATATACCGTTTTCTCAGCAATTACTTTTTCCCAAAAAAGTTAAAACCGATCCGGCAAGACTTGCGTTGTTAAAAGAACTTGAACCCTATTTAAGCCGGCTTGGTTTTCAAATAAAGTTTCAGGCGAAAGAAACCATAAAGATTGAAGGCGTTCCTGATGACGTAAAAAAAGGTTCAGAGGAACAAGTTCTCTTTGATTTACTTGAAGAATACTCTTTAAATGAACGAGAGAAACATCTTGAACAAAAAGATAATTTTGCAAAATCATTTTCCTGTAAAGCGGCTATTAAAGCCGGCGATAAACTTGATGAACGTGCAATGCGATTATTGATTGATCAACTTTTTGCTACATCAATGCCTTACGTTTGCCCGCACGGAAGACCAATTGTTATCAAAATATCATTAAATGAATTTGACAGAAGATTCGGCAGAACTTAA